In Trichocoleus sp., a genomic segment contains:
- a CDS encoding cupin domain-containing protein has protein sequence MNQLPISAQFVPATMGQTIYPEPYAAQVKGRLKRKLGDYFSLTQFGVNLTQLLPGAVSALAHSHSKQDEFILILEGSPTLVLGEAEFSLNPGDCYGFKAGTGIAHQLVNRSSEVAIYLEIGDRTPGDKVEYPNDDLTATQAANGAWILTHKDGTPY, from the coding sequence GTGAATCAATTACCCATTTCAGCACAATTTGTTCCAGCAACAATGGGGCAAACAATTTACCCAGAACCTTACGCTGCACAAGTTAAAGGACGGCTGAAACGCAAATTGGGCGACTATTTTAGTCTCACTCAATTTGGAGTCAACCTGACCCAACTTTTGCCGGGTGCTGTGTCTGCTCTTGCCCACAGTCACTCAAAGCAAGATGAATTCATCCTGATTCTGGAGGGATCTCCAACATTGGTACTGGGAGAAGCGGAATTCTCATTAAATCCAGGAGATTGCTATGGGTTCAAAGCAGGTACAGGAATTGCCCATCAGCTGGTAAATCGATCGTCTGAAGTAGCAATTTACTTGGAGATAGGAGATCGTACTCCAGGAGATAAAGTTGAATACCCAAACGATGATCTGACAGCAACTCAAGCTGCGAATGGTGCATGGATACTAACTCACAAAGATGGTACTCCGTACTAG
- a CDS encoding MarR family transcriptional regulator, translated as MVDLNNSDSQREQELNKALEALHFAFRAVTAKPDVILAKRGLSRVHHRILYFIGRHPGLSVNELLTMLRVSKQSLNAPLRQLMKLGLIESNVDLIDRRIKRLALTQEGLHLERELSGDQRQRFARAFEIVGREGEATWYQVMKLLAEDIFPDLMD; from the coding sequence ATGGTTGACCTAAATAATTCAGATAGTCAGCGTGAGCAAGAACTGAATAAAGCTCTGGAAGCCTTGCATTTTGCGTTTCGTGCCGTAACTGCGAAGCCAGATGTAATTCTTGCTAAGCGCGGGCTTTCGCGTGTCCATCATCGAATTTTGTATTTTATTGGTCGTCACCCGGGCTTGAGCGTGAATGAACTGCTGACGATGCTGCGCGTTAGCAAGCAGTCTTTAAATGCTCCATTACGGCAACTGATGAAGTTAGGGCTAATTGAATCGAACGTTGACCTAATCGATCGCCGAATCAAGCGATTAGCACTGACACAAGAGGGATTACATTTGGAAAGGGAATTGTCTGGAGATCAACGGCAACGTTTTGCCAGGGCATTTGAAATCGTGGGGCGAGAAGGTGAGGCGACATGGTATCAAGTTATGAAGCTATTGGCAGAGGACATATTTCCTGACCTAATGGACTAA